From Sulfuracidifex tepidarius, one genomic window encodes:
- a CDS encoding serine/threonine-protein kinase, translating into MNDPESLAEYVYVLVREVARRISLHAQLEEDITGYIMDQFLSKLKPEDRLVAMKHISKVKVDRREVQFRVRSLTARAEREFSELITEPPPIFFVDIIKLIREVDKSVTSIMKLDNVYNSILGKDIYGGVLMTEESIVKFLSSMNVSQQRTDEFLKFIRDSAFSISFTVGRKNFHYFLPFTLTDEGIKTVLFKDGKTHAVGQWDSSLWIGKEIDVLYTVEEIIAKGGNSYVLKARAGSSEVALKVPVITHDPGRTVLITGNTLMDMFREVSAVKVISENNKEYLVEITGVNFSKERILRSIRDPSFYYENPPYIAMEFMQGTLRSLMNEKLMSSRVWEEIVKRAMFSVAKGLSFLHEGGFVHLDIKPSNILISSQPRGGGEDVLYDMKSGKLKVKVGDLGSVTRTGEKVVHATPCYAPGDQVIAGLKGEPSSPYMDVYAFGATFYEMLTGKMLNLGIAEKFNEAITLHDPDVAREVWNQFTPDRIEGEIGSLIMKCVSKDPEKRPKMTDILNEVEAMLDPLP; encoded by the coding sequence ATGAACGATCCAGAGTCTCTAGCAGAGTACGTGTACGTCCTAGTTAGGGAAGTCGCTAGAAGGATTTCACTTCATGCACAGTTGGAGGAAGACATAACAGGGTACATCATGGATCAATTTCTCTCCAAGCTTAAGCCCGAAGATAGGCTTGTAGCGATGAAACACATAAGCAAGGTGAAAGTGGACAGAAGGGAAGTCCAATTTAGAGTGAGGAGCCTCACGGCCAGAGCTGAGAGAGAATTCTCCGAGCTGATTACCGAACCTCCCCCAATCTTCTTTGTAGACATAATTAAGCTCATAAGGGAAGTAGACAAGTCCGTTACCTCCATCATGAAGTTAGACAACGTTTACAATTCCATCTTAGGTAAGGACATTTATGGAGGCGTTCTGATGACTGAGGAGTCCATTGTTAAGTTCCTAAGTTCCATGAACGTATCCCAACAGAGGACAGATGAATTCCTCAAGTTCATTCGCGATTCTGCCTTTTCCATCTCTTTCACGGTCGGAAGGAAGAACTTCCATTATTTTCTACCGTTCACGCTTACCGATGAGGGAATTAAGACAGTTCTCTTCAAGGACGGAAAGACTCACGCAGTAGGACAATGGGACTCCTCCCTGTGGATAGGAAAGGAGATAGACGTACTTTACACTGTGGAGGAGATTATCGCTAAGGGAGGTAACTCATACGTATTGAAAGCTAGGGCCGGTTCGTCTGAGGTAGCACTGAAGGTACCCGTAATCACTCACGATCCAGGGAGGACTGTCCTCATAACGGGTAACACGCTCATGGATATGTTCAGGGAAGTCTCTGCAGTTAAGGTCATCTCAGAGAACAACAAGGAATACCTTGTAGAGATAACTGGAGTTAACTTCTCTAAGGAGCGAATTCTCAGGAGCATCAGGGATCCTTCCTTCTATTACGAGAATCCCCCTTACATAGCAATGGAATTCATGCAGGGGACTCTGAGGTCACTGATGAACGAGAAGCTCATGTCCTCCAGGGTGTGGGAAGAGATAGTGAAGAGGGCAATGTTCTCAGTGGCGAAGGGTCTCTCGTTCCTTCATGAAGGCGGTTTCGTACATCTGGACATTAAGCCGTCAAATATCCTCATATCCTCTCAGCCGAGAGGAGGAGGGGAAGACGTTCTCTACGACATGAAATCTGGAAAGCTTAAGGTGAAGGTAGGCGACCTAGGGTCAGTGACAAGGACAGGGGAAAAGGTAGTTCATGCTACACCTTGCTACGCACCAGGAGACCAAGTAATTGCTGGTTTGAAGGGAGAACCTTCCTCGCCTTACATGGACGTTTACGCCTTCGGCGCAACTTTCTATGAAATGTTGACGGGTAAGATGCTTAACCTAGGGATAGCGGAGAAGTTTAACGAGGCTATAACTCTGCACGACCCTGATGTGGCTAGAGAAGTCTGGAACCAGTTTACTCCAGATCGAATTGAAGGTGAAATAGGAAGTTTAATAATGAAGTGTGTATCGAAGGATCCAGAGAAGAGACCTAAAATGACTGATATCTTGAATGAGGTTGAAGCGATGCTCGATCCACTCCCATGA
- a CDS encoding RidA family protein has protein sequence MGIAYRRGRGSRFPELNEVYSKYFPPDEKPPARITVEVKGLPKGALVEIGVIAQKA, from the coding sequence ATGGGCATTGCATATCGTAGAGGTCGTGGTTCCCGTTTCCCTGAGCTGAACGAGGTCTACTCAAAATATTTTCCGCCTGACGAGAAACCTCCAGCCAGAATAACAGTGGAAGTTAAGGGGTTGCCTAAAGGCGCTTTAGTAGAAATAGGTGTTATCGCTCAAAAGGCTTAA
- a CDS encoding MFS transporter: protein MLSRIRGLTFTSMAHFLNDGTFLIFPLLIVYYEEIHVSDVILGTVAVLYTLLSGILSPFIGDFADKSEKDSLLIMTGILLEGIAMVSFAVSFRTLTYPLMMLGAILLGIGQAFYHPIGGSILSNLFGKSSGRALGINGSAGSVGRSLMPSLVSFLILLFTAIYGLLIYGVIMIVGAVVIRLGLEGYSKATRLRKPKEKLERQFVRFIILLGVMVFLRSMFITGVTTFTGKYVFSIYHSAFLAGIFLTIGFIGSIFGQPFFGFLTEKRGGKFSFILSSVMSLIFFVIFLYLKQFYISAIIYTFFTFSAFSSFPVLLGYVSQVFPKTFVTVANSYVWGIGVTVGGALGNAVVTAFLAYNIPLSTSFIVLMVLAFLSLVMTPLLPKKV, encoded by the coding sequence ATGCTATCGAGAATCAGAGGGCTAACTTTCACTTCCATGGCACATTTCCTAAATGACGGTACGTTCCTCATTTTCCCATTGTTAATAGTGTACTATGAAGAAATACATGTCAGCGACGTAATCTTGGGTACAGTCGCTGTACTTTATACTCTTCTCTCTGGAATTCTTTCACCTTTCATAGGGGACTTCGCCGATAAGAGCGAGAAGGACTCTCTCCTGATCATGACTGGGATCCTCCTGGAAGGGATAGCAATGGTTTCCTTCGCCGTATCATTTAGGACGTTAACGTATCCCTTAATGATGTTGGGTGCTATCTTACTGGGCATAGGACAAGCCTTCTACCACCCAATAGGAGGAAGCATCCTTTCAAACTTGTTTGGGAAATCCTCCGGTAGAGCTCTGGGAATAAACGGGTCTGCAGGAAGCGTCGGAAGGTCTCTAATGCCTTCTTTGGTATCTTTCCTAATTCTCCTCTTCACAGCCATTTACGGTCTACTGATATACGGCGTCATAATGATAGTAGGAGCTGTCGTGATCAGGTTAGGACTAGAGGGATACAGCAAAGCGACCAGATTAAGGAAACCCAAGGAGAAGTTGGAGAGGCAGTTCGTGAGGTTTATAATACTTCTTGGAGTGATGGTCTTCCTCAGAAGTATGTTCATCACAGGAGTCACCACATTTACAGGGAAATACGTTTTCTCCATTTATCATTCGGCCTTCCTAGCCGGGATATTCCTTACAATAGGGTTTATAGGCTCGATTTTCGGCCAACCGTTTTTCGGTTTCCTCACCGAAAAAAGGGGAGGGAAGTTCTCCTTTATACTGTCAAGTGTGATGTCTTTGATATTCTTCGTGATTTTCCTTTACCTAAAGCAGTTCTACATTTCGGCAATCATATACACTTTCTTCACTTTCTCGGCTTTCAGCTCTTTCCCAGTCCTTCTAGGATACGTCTCACAAGTGTTTCCGAAGACTTTCGTCACTGTAGCCAATTCTTACGTCTGGGGTATAGGAGTGACTGTAGGAGGTGCTCTAGGCAATGCGGTAGTGACTGCATTTCTAGCTTACAACATACCTTTGTCAACCTCCTTCATCGTCTTGATGGTTTTAGCGTTTCTCTCCTTAGTGATGACTCCACTCCTTCCTAAGAAGGTATAA
- a CDS encoding HEPN domain-containing protein, which produces MVEKFWFKKSEELLEIGKKLLNDGYFWHVCFSSQQSIEFALKGILVKYKGSFPFTHDLGEIMEKIGNELSVKVPENIMRDCDFLTPHYTMSRYSQFAEYNKRKAEECMSSAVEILEWLKKNFNI; this is translated from the coding sequence GTGGTAGAAAAGTTTTGGTTTAAAAAGAGCGAGGAGCTTCTTGAAATAGGGAAGAAACTCCTAAATGACGGATATTTCTGGCACGTATGTTTCAGTAGCCAACAGAGTATAGAATTCGCGCTGAAAGGAATTCTGGTTAAATACAAGGGAAGTTTTCCTTTCACCCATGATCTTGGAGAAATAATGGAGAAGATAGGAAACGAATTATCCGTAAAAGTTCCTGAAAATATTATGCGTGACTGCGACTTTTTAACTCCACACTACACAATGTCTAGATATTCTCAATTTGCTGAATATAATAAAAGAAAAGCAGAAGAATGTATGAGTTCTGCCGTGGAAATTCTTGAATGGCTAAAGAAGAATTTTAACATTTGA
- a CDS encoding RuvB-like helicase: protein MSEIQDLRKVVKEKASIHSHVLGLGLDEKGKPLFKGDGLVGQMEAREAAGIVVKLVSEGKMAGKGILLVGPPGTGKTALAVAIARELGEDTPFNSLNGSEIYSTELKKTEILTQAVRKSIGVRIRQRRTVYEGVVKEIRVKVAKNRINPYSQVPREAEIRIGTKDEETTLRVGESIAEQIVGKGVRKGDVIWIDAETGELVKEGRSSDAEKLDISGVKTVEIPSGPIKKEKELTTTLTLHDLDLNLAARNLSITAIFSIWSEREINQDIRKEVDRIVKEMINKGSAELLPGVLFIDDAHMLDMEAFSFLTRALESDLSPILILATNRGVTKIRGTDVESPHGMPLDLLDRLLIIPTKPYSTEEIKEILKIRAEELDVMIEPEALDALTKLGVENSMRYAVELIEPSLVIAQREGRSTIKVDDVNKASGLFSDLKRSVKYVKEYENVLLK, encoded by the coding sequence ATGTCCGAGATCCAGGATTTAAGGAAAGTTGTAAAAGAAAAGGCTAGTATACACAGCCACGTCTTGGGTCTAGGGCTTGACGAGAAAGGCAAGCCTCTGTTTAAAGGAGACGGCCTCGTAGGTCAAATGGAAGCTAGGGAAGCTGCAGGAATCGTGGTCAAGCTGGTCAGCGAAGGGAAGATGGCCGGAAAAGGAATCCTTCTAGTGGGGCCGCCGGGAACCGGAAAGACCGCTCTTGCCGTAGCTATAGCTAGAGAGTTAGGTGAGGACACTCCGTTTAATTCCCTAAATGGATCTGAGATATACTCCACAGAGCTTAAGAAGACCGAGATTCTGACGCAGGCAGTGAGGAAATCCATAGGAGTGAGAATAAGGCAGAGGAGGACTGTATACGAGGGAGTTGTAAAGGAGATCAGAGTGAAGGTAGCTAAGAACAGGATTAACCCCTATTCACAAGTTCCAAGAGAGGCCGAAATAAGGATAGGGACTAAGGACGAGGAGACCACGTTAAGGGTGGGAGAAAGTATTGCGGAACAAATAGTAGGTAAAGGTGTAAGGAAAGGAGACGTGATATGGATAGACGCCGAGACCGGCGAGCTGGTCAAGGAAGGAAGGTCGAGCGATGCAGAGAAGTTGGACATTTCAGGGGTGAAGACAGTGGAGATCCCCAGCGGTCCTATAAAGAAGGAAAAGGAACTGACTACCACCTTGACGCTTCACGACCTGGACTTAAACCTGGCCGCTAGGAACCTTTCCATTACCGCGATCTTCTCCATATGGTCGGAGAGGGAAATCAACCAGGATATTAGAAAGGAGGTGGACAGAATAGTGAAGGAGATGATAAACAAGGGCAGTGCGGAGCTGCTACCGGGAGTCCTTTTCATAGACGACGCTCACATGCTGGACATGGAAGCTTTCTCATTCCTTACTAGGGCTCTAGAGAGCGATCTATCTCCGATCCTGATTTTAGCAACCAACAGGGGAGTTACTAAGATAAGGGGAACTGATGTAGAGTCTCCTCACGGGATGCCGTTAGATCTTCTGGACAGGCTCCTCATAATACCCACGAAGCCTTACTCTACAGAAGAGATAAAGGAGATATTGAAGATAAGAGCCGAGGAACTAGACGTAATGATAGAACCCGAAGCGCTAGACGCTTTAACGAAACTCGGAGTCGAGAACAGCATGAGATACGCTGTAGAGCTAATAGAGCCTTCGCTGGTGATAGCCCAGAGGGAGGGAAGATCCACGATAAAGGTAGACGACGTGAACAAGGCTTCCGGGCTCTTCAGTGACCTAAAGAGAAGTGTTAAATACGTGAAGGAGTATGAGAACGTATTATTGAAGTGA
- a CDS encoding glycosyltransferase family 4 protein, which yields MRLGIVYNNLIAPTFAGGGSVHSYEVVMRLKKEFEVIYYPSSPSLKWPKEKLIEKAKELESSGIRLDQGFYSILDTNLALKKSFLNPDKISEVLSKYYDVDKVDFLYEPDHTSFDIYYLGAKHGNYGLTIHEPLYYSNSFTYLKRLIKFYGVNPRTGKGFHTRFLYNELVSKRINRKLISRYPPRFIASVSKGSLEWSGIDGDVINPGNAFDSSLLKYRNRGKEDYVVFWSRLNQDKGIREVPDIMRVINSKRKAKLLLMGKFFDKYNEEIFWRKIKKYDIDVEYLGFVDRDKLNDVVSKAKCLIYPSHVDGFSLVVLESLALGTPVVAYDIPTVKSVYSGLPGVTFVPEFDVKAVGEATLKFLQMDEAKYNDMMNDERLLEFLEIHSSWDNVARSVKEIISRHIKG from the coding sequence ATGAGGCTTGGAATAGTCTACAACAACCTGATAGCTCCAACTTTCGCCGGCGGGGGATCGGTACACTCATATGAGGTAGTGATGAGGTTGAAGAAAGAATTCGAAGTAATTTATTACCCCTCAAGTCCATCACTCAAGTGGCCTAAAGAAAAGCTCATCGAAAAGGCAAAAGAACTGGAGTCATCTGGTATAAGGCTGGATCAGGGATTTTATTCTATTCTAGATACAAACTTAGCTCTGAAAAAGTCATTTTTAAATCCAGATAAAATCTCAGAGGTCTTATCCAAGTATTACGACGTCGATAAAGTGGACTTCCTGTACGAGCCAGACCACACTTCTTTCGATATTTATTACCTAGGAGCCAAGCACGGAAATTACGGGTTAACCATACACGAACCTCTATATTATTCTAATTCTTTCACTTACCTGAAAAGGCTGATTAAATTCTATGGTGTAAACCCCAGGACGGGTAAGGGGTTTCATACTAGGTTTCTTTACAACGAGCTCGTATCGAAGAGGATCAACAGGAAACTCATCTCTAGGTATCCACCGAGGTTCATAGCGTCTGTAAGTAAAGGCTCCCTAGAGTGGAGTGGGATAGACGGGGATGTAATAAACCCTGGCAACGCTTTCGATAGCTCCCTTTTGAAATACCGAAACAGAGGGAAAGAAGACTACGTAGTTTTCTGGAGCAGGCTCAATCAGGACAAGGGGATCAGGGAAGTCCCGGATATCATGAGGGTAATAAATTCTAAAAGGAAGGCTAAACTATTGCTTATGGGTAAGTTCTTTGATAAATATAACGAGGAAATATTTTGGAGAAAAATAAAAAAATATGATATTGATGTAGAATACCTCGGTTTCGTTGATAGAGATAAACTAAATGACGTGGTGTCTAAAGCTAAATGCTTGATTTACCCCAGCCACGTTGATGGTTTCTCTTTAGTTGTTCTTGAGTCCTTAGCTTTGGGCACTCCAGTAGTTGCTTATGACATACCCACAGTCAAGAGCGTCTATTCAGGACTCCCCGGCGTGACCTTTGTGCCAGAGTTTGACGTGAAAGCTGTAGGAGAAGCTACGCTAAAGTTCCTTCAAATGGATGAGGCAAAATACAATGATATGATGAACGACGAAAGGTTACTTGAATTCCTCGAAATTCACTCCTCCTGGGATAATGTAGCTAGATCAGTTAAGGAGATCATATCTAGGCATATAAAGGGATAA
- a CDS encoding RidA family protein, with product MKEIIYSNKAPKPIGPYSQAVKVGDSLYVSGQLPVDQEGKMPSTVKEQTEQSLNNVKAILEEAGYLMSDVVMSLVYITDMSKFPELNEVYSKYFPPDEKPPARITVEVKGLPKGALVEIGVIAQKA from the coding sequence ATGAAAGAAATTATTTATAGTAATAAAGCACCAAAACCTATAGGTCCTTATTCACAAGCTGTCAAAGTAGGGGATTCGCTTTACGTCTCAGGTCAACTCCCCGTGGACCAAGAAGGGAAGATGCCCTCCACAGTGAAGGAACAAACCGAACAGTCCCTAAATAACGTCAAAGCAATATTAGAGGAAGCTGGCTACCTTATGTCTGATGTAGTGATGTCTTTAGTTTACATCACTGACATGTCCAAGTTCCCTGAGCTGAACGAGGTCTACTCAAAATATTTTCCGCCTGACGAGAAACCTCCAGCCAGAATAACAGTGGAAGTTAAGGGGTTGCCTAAAGGCGCTTTAGTAGAAATAGGTGTTATCGCTCAAAAGGCTTAA
- a CDS encoding MFS transporter, with translation MRSYVHAVLSSSLGWAGNIYDLVIITYAYTFLHSHLDIPYAYLTVLFALGLAGRAIGAFYFGKLADIKGRKTVAMIGTAGYSLSQLAFSFTFFLPAMLLLRAIEGIFMGAQWTSGTVLAVESAPPKKLQLVNSVVQAGYAMGYAMTGVVYALVGQISSFQQYEMFMITGAIPLMIVPYIALMVQERFVPTNNMFMKVNVKDYYGYLIKASLAMSGMFIAYMAVFSIYPDYASLNGFSSFELGTVMAIANGIQAFSYVLFARLTSFASTSRLIYFGLIGIIIAAFLSMPLLPSIKAIPVMSSGIILYAFSIGFWPLISSLVVSSVPPEVRAFITGTSYNLGAVWGGVVSALLGVFIQAFGMSTLPFFIDGLEGIAVSVVFISIFTWPKRTPVPVST, from the coding sequence ATGCGCAGTTACGTCCATGCTGTTCTCTCTTCGAGTTTAGGATGGGCTGGAAATATATATGACCTTGTAATAATAACTTATGCATATACCTTTCTTCATAGTCATCTAGATATACCTTACGCTTATCTGACTGTCCTATTTGCTCTGGGCCTTGCGGGGAGGGCTATAGGAGCATTCTATTTCGGCAAGCTCGCCGACATCAAGGGAAGGAAGACGGTAGCCATGATAGGGACTGCAGGTTACTCTTTGTCACAGTTAGCCTTTTCGTTCACTTTCTTCCTTCCAGCTATGTTGTTGCTCAGGGCTATAGAAGGAATTTTCATGGGGGCACAGTGGACGTCTGGAACCGTGCTCGCCGTGGAAAGTGCCCCACCCAAAAAGCTCCAACTTGTAAACAGCGTAGTTCAGGCGGGTTACGCTATGGGTTACGCAATGACCGGGGTAGTTTACGCTTTAGTAGGACAGATAAGCTCTTTTCAACAATACGAGATGTTCATGATCACCGGAGCGATACCGCTTATGATAGTACCTTACATTGCATTAATGGTACAGGAAAGATTCGTACCCACTAATAACATGTTCATGAAGGTCAACGTCAAGGACTACTACGGTTACTTGATAAAGGCGTCTCTAGCTATGTCTGGAATGTTCATAGCCTACATGGCAGTATTCAGCATTTATCCAGACTACGCGTCATTAAACGGGTTCTCTTCCTTTGAACTGGGTACTGTAATGGCTATAGCTAACGGTATACAAGCCTTCTCCTATGTCCTTTTTGCAAGGCTGACCTCCTTTGCCTCCACTTCCAGGTTAATTTACTTTGGACTCATTGGAATAATAATTGCTGCATTTCTATCCATGCCATTATTACCATCAATAAAGGCAATACCGGTAATGTCTTCCGGCATAATACTTTATGCCTTCTCCATAGGTTTCTGGCCTCTAATATCCTCGCTTGTTGTCTCGTCTGTACCTCCTGAGGTCAGAGCTTTCATAACCGGAACTTCATACAACTTAGGTGCTGTATGGGGAGGAGTCGTGTCAGCACTTCTGGGTGTTTTCATTCAGGCTTTCGGAATGTCTACGTTACCTTTCTTCATCGACGGTTTGGAGGGAATAGCAGTTTCGGTGGTATTTATCTCCATATTCACCTGGCCTAAACGGACACCAGTTCCAGTATCAACTTAA
- a CDS encoding protein kinase domain-containing protein: MQFVVFKDGNKYFFENGKVIRYDGKIKVKGNVVGYVVSVEGGKVKLTSIPVLVPSNEVVDVRLSAFAPELGFIFESNDAVYLYSGKLDSPTLNAPYQLIYGVPVLRGSKSSVMSAAKDPKVAEYVIRLYKDQDLLREAFSTLASSGECEKVVKSYRELKITDPEISMIVAPCMEKTGEELEALKIYSFFSEEKYRELEARLRGKANSLIDNFYSTKNVKFLQEAMNVLPTYDAPSLSMGWYFFDKRDFSAAKDNFEEASRKKPTFHNLLMLAWSYIQLGDYRKALEVIERAEKIKRNAGSAYVKGLALEGLNAGSMAEREFMFACREGVIDACRKFKPYKLFVPEVFDPSSWTGYVMYGYEIKGVLGTGGMGYVLLAEKNGKSFAMKVMKKDYTFVEMLYEVAKMQEISKRSDNLVRVYASFLDENWTDYFSSPPTIVMDYMEGGDLREVLVNEEYSALRHSVKWPQVVALMFSRIGRGVIDVHKEGYVHCDIKPSNILFNKKLPKMGEDAMRALLSFEVTPKLSDLGSALKVGVPAVHYTPYYAHPMQRFGMNVDYQFDVYSFTVSLYVALTNNFPFSEWAENEIEDAVKDRNKRQTVLREFYELTPRLDYVPHEFHDLILSGLRGETTMEEAVRSLDSILLYDYGIEVPWSNQRSGVTVF, encoded by the coding sequence GTGCAGTTCGTTGTCTTCAAGGACGGTAACAAGTACTTCTTTGAGAATGGTAAGGTAATCAGATACGACGGTAAAATAAAGGTCAAAGGGAACGTTGTAGGCTATGTGGTGTCGGTAGAAGGAGGAAAGGTAAAATTAACTTCTATACCAGTACTCGTCCCATCAAATGAGGTAGTAGATGTCAGATTGTCAGCTTTCGCTCCAGAACTGGGTTTCATATTTGAGTCTAACGACGCAGTTTACTTGTATTCAGGTAAACTGGACTCTCCTACCCTGAACGCACCTTATCAATTGATATACGGAGTTCCAGTCCTCAGGGGGTCTAAGTCCTCAGTCATGAGCGCTGCGAAAGATCCTAAGGTAGCTGAATACGTAATAAGGCTATACAAGGATCAGGACCTTCTGAGGGAAGCCTTCTCCACTCTGGCTTCGTCTGGAGAGTGCGAGAAGGTAGTTAAATCCTACAGGGAGTTGAAGATCACAGACCCCGAGATATCCATGATAGTTGCACCCTGCATGGAGAAGACAGGAGAAGAGTTGGAGGCACTGAAGATATACTCCTTCTTCTCTGAGGAGAAATACAGGGAACTTGAGGCTAGACTCAGGGGGAAGGCCAACTCACTGATTGACAATTTCTACTCCACAAAAAACGTCAAGTTCCTCCAGGAGGCAATGAACGTGCTCCCAACCTACGACGCCCCTTCATTATCCATGGGCTGGTACTTCTTTGACAAGAGGGACTTCTCTGCCGCAAAGGACAACTTCGAGGAGGCCAGTAGGAAGAAACCCACCTTTCACAACCTCCTTATGCTTGCTTGGTCATACATTCAGTTAGGAGATTACAGGAAGGCGTTGGAGGTGATCGAGAGAGCAGAGAAAATAAAGAGGAACGCTGGGTCGGCCTACGTAAAAGGGCTCGCTTTAGAAGGGTTGAACGCCGGCTCCATGGCGGAAAGGGAATTCATGTTTGCTTGCAGAGAAGGAGTAATAGATGCTTGCAGGAAATTCAAACCTTACAAACTCTTCGTTCCTGAGGTATTCGATCCGTCCTCGTGGACAGGCTACGTGATGTATGGCTATGAAATCAAGGGCGTTCTGGGAACAGGGGGCATGGGATACGTGCTCCTGGCCGAGAAGAACGGAAAGTCTTTCGCTATGAAGGTTATGAAGAAGGACTACACGTTCGTGGAGATGCTCTATGAAGTAGCTAAGATGCAGGAGATATCTAAGAGGTCTGATAACTTGGTCAGGGTATACGCGTCGTTTCTGGACGAGAACTGGACGGACTACTTCTCAAGCCCTCCCACGATAGTGATGGATTACATGGAAGGGGGGGATCTCAGGGAAGTCCTCGTAAATGAGGAATACTCCGCGCTTAGGCACTCCGTGAAGTGGCCCCAAGTGGTAGCTCTGATGTTCTCAAGGATCGGAAGGGGGGTCATAGACGTTCATAAAGAAGGATATGTCCACTGTGACATTAAACCTTCTAATATCCTCTTCAATAAGAAACTCCCTAAGATGGGGGAGGACGCTATGAGGGCCCTTTTGTCGTTTGAAGTGACCCCAAAGCTCTCCGACTTGGGCTCAGCCCTGAAGGTAGGTGTACCTGCTGTCCATTACACTCCTTATTACGCCCACCCGATGCAGAGGTTCGGAATGAACGTGGACTATCAATTCGATGTTTACTCTTTCACAGTATCGCTTTATGTTGCGTTGACGAACAACTTCCCGTTCTCCGAGTGGGCTGAGAACGAAATAGAGGACGCGGTTAAGGACAGGAACAAGAGGCAAACAGTACTAAGGGAATTCTACGAACTCACCCCTCGTCTGGACTACGTTCCCCATGAGTTCCACGACCTTATCTTGAGCGGGCTTCGTGGAGAGACTACCATGGAGGAAGCTGTCAGATCTCTCGACTCCATATTACTCTACGACTACGGAATAGAAGTTCCATGGAGCAATCAGAGGAGCGGTGTGACAGTTTTTTAA
- a CDS encoding nucleotidyltransferase domain-containing protein, with amino-acid sequence MRFEDFIDEIIKHYDGKVSIVLFGSRARGDFWESSDYDIMVFADEVKDSTEEAGKLYSMKRGFSADILVLSVDKLEDPIIKKMLEHKKVLYDGLKIFK; translated from the coding sequence ATGAGGTTTGAGGATTTCATTGACGAAATTATAAAGCATTACGACGGGAAAGTATCCATAGTCCTTTTTGGGTCTAGGGCCAGAGGCGATTTCTGGGAATCAAGTGATTACGACATTATGGTATTTGCAGATGAAGTGAAAGATAGCACGGAAGAGGCGGGTAAACTATATTCTATGAAGAGAGGTTTCTCAGCGGACATTTTAGTGCTGAGTGTTGATAAGTTAGAAGACCCGATAATAAAGAAAATGCTGGAACACAAGAAAGTGCTTTATGACGGGCTCAAGATATTCAAGTAG